The DNA window CAAGGCCAACGACGAGATCATCGCCGCGCTCACCGGCGTGTTCGACCAGTTCGGGGTGGACGCCGAGGTCACCGGCTTCACCCGGGGCCCGACGGTGACCCGGTACGAGGTCGAGCTGGGCCCGGGCGTCAAGGTCGAGCGGATCACCCAGCTCTCCCGCAACATCGCGTACGCGGTGAAGTCGCCGGACGTGCGGATCCTCAGCCCGATCCCCGGCAAGAGCGCGGTCGGCGTGGAGATCCCGAACACCGACCCGGAGAACGTGGCGCTCGGCGACGTGCTGCGATCCCGGGCGGCCACCAGCGACCACCACCCCATGCTGGTCGCCCTCGGCAAGGACATCGAGGGCGGCTACGTGGTGGCCAACCTGGCGAAGATGCCCCACATCCTCATCGCGGGGGCCACCGGCGCCGGCAAGTCGAGCTGCCTCAACACCCTGCTGGTGTCGATCCTCACCCGGGCCACCCCGGACGAGGTGCGGCTGCTGCTGATCGACCCGAAGCGGGTCGAGATGACGTCGTACGAGGGCATTCCGCACCTGGTCACCCCGATCGTGACCAACGCCAAGAAGGCGGCCGACTCGCTGGAGTGGGTCGTCCGCGAGATGGACATGCGCTACGACGACCTCGCCGCCAACGGGGTCCGGCACATCGACGACTTCAACCGCAAGGTGCGCAACGGCGAGATCAAGGCGCCGCCGGGCAGCGAGCGGGAGATGCGGCCGTACCCGTACCTGCTGGTGATCGTGGACGAGCTGGCCGACCTGATGATGGTCGCCCCGCGCGACGTGGAGGACTCGGTCGTCCGGATCACCCAGCTCGCCCGGGCCGCCGGCATCCACCTGGTCCTGGCCACCCAGCGGCCCTCGGTCGACGTGGTCACCGGCCTGATCAAGGCCAACGTGCCGTCCCGGCTGGCGTTCGCCACGTCGTCGCTGGCCGACTCGCGGGTCATCCTCGACCAGCCGGGCGCGGAGAAGCTGCTCGGCCGCGGCGACGGGCTGTTCCTGCCGATGGGCGCGTCGAAGCCGATCCGCATCCAGGGCGCCTGGGTCACCGAGCGCGAGATCGCCGACGTGGTGAAGTTCTGCCGGGACCAGCGCGAGCCGGAGTTCCGCCCGGACGTGCTCACCCCGGCCAACGACAGCAAGAAGAAGATCGACGAGGATATCGGCGACGACCTCGACCTGCTGGTGCAGGCGGTGGAGCTGGTGGTCACCTCGCAGTTCGGCTCGACCTCGATGCTCCAGCGCAAGCTGCGGGTCGGCTTCGCCAAGGCGGGCCGGCTGATGGACCTGATGGAGACCCGGGGAGTGGTCGGCCCGTCCGAGGGTTCCAAGGCCCGCGACGTGCTGGTCAAGCCGGACGAGCTGGAGGAGGTCCTCGCGGGCCTGCGCGGCGGCGGCGACTGAACGCGCCCGTACGCGACGAGGCCCGCCGGTGTTCCGGCGGGCCTCGTGGTGGGGCGGGGTCAGGAGTTGAGGATCGCGGCGGCCAGCGCGATGCCGATGACGGCGCCGACGACGCTCGCGGCGGCGGCGTACCAGCCGAGTGGCTTGTCGCCCATGACCGCGCCGACGATGCCGAGGACGACGCCGACGATCCCGAAGAGCACCGGTGCCAGGAACACCGCCACGACGGCGAAGACGAAACCCAGGATGGTGCAGATCCGGGCGGCGTTGCCGCGCGGGCGGGCGGTGCTGTGCATGTCGGCCATGACGTCCTCCGTGGTGAGAGCCTCGATGGTGGGTTCGGCCCGCTCTCTACCCATTACGGTCGGCGACTACGCGTACCGCCCATCCGGGGACGTCAGTGGAAGATCTTCAGCCCGACCACGCCGGCCACGACCAGCAGCAGGCAGGCGATCCGGGGCAGGTTGGCCGGCTCGTGCAGCGCGAGCATCCCGACTCCGGCGGTGCCGACCGCGCCGATGCCGACCCAGACGGCGTACCCCGTGCCGACCGGGATCTCGCGCAGCGCGTACGCCAGGCCGGCCATGCTGGCCACCAGGGTGACCGCGAAGACCGCCGAGGGGAGCGGCCGGGTGAACCCGGCGCTGCGGTCGAGGGCGACCGCCCACGCCGTCTCGAGAAGTCCGGAGACCACCAGCACGATCCAGGCCATGACGTCACCTCTGCGCGAGCGCCCGGACCTCCGGGGGCCGGGACGAGTGGGAACCGCCGTCCACGCGGGCGTCTTGGCCTGACCGGGTACGCCCACCCTCGTCCGGGGCGGCCCGCCGACCGCTCGGCGCGGGTCGGGCCACCGCCGCCGACCGTAGCACCGGCGGGACCGGTGGGCGACGCCGGTGGGGGCGGCCACCCGGCGTTGACGTGAAGTTGACTTCAAGTAGCAGTATTGCGGCCATGACTGTGCTCATCTCCGACCGGGATGTCGCCGCCGCCCTGGACGCCGCCACCACCGTCCAGGCGATGCGGGACGCCCTGCTGGCCGCCCACGCCGGCCGCCTGGTCGCGCCGCCCCGGGCGTCCGCGGCGTTGAGCGGGGGCCGGATGGTCCTCACCGCCGGGCACCTCACCGGCGAGTGGTACGGCTACCGCTCGTACGACACGTTCGGGCACCCGGAGAGCGAGCAACTGGTGGTGCTGCACGACGGGCGGACCGGCGCGGTGCGGGCCGTCGCGGTGGGCGAGGAGCTGGGCTCCCGGCGTACCGGGGGACTGGGCGGGGTGGCCGTGGCCGCCCTGGCCCGCCCCGACGCGGCGACGCTCGGGGTGGTCGGCTCCGGCGGGCAGGCGTGGACGCAGGTCTGGGCCGCCGCGGCGGTCCGCCCGCTGCGCGAGGTCACCGTGCACAGTCGCTCGGCCGCCCGGCGGGAGGCGTTCGCCGCCCGGGTCCGCGCCGAGCTGGGCGTGCCGGCCCGGGCCGTGGAGACCGCGCGAGCCGCCGTGGCCGGCCGCGACATCGTGGTGCTCGCCACCACCAGCCCCACGCCGGTGCTGGCCGCCGCCGACCTCGCCCCGGGCGCGCACGTCAACACCGTCGGCTTCAAGCAGGTCGACCGGCACGAGTTCGGCCCCGACCTGCTCGACGCCGCCGACGTCCTGGTCACCGACTCGCCGGCCCAGGCCGCCGCGTACGACCCGCCGATGCTCGCCGCGCTGCCTCCGTACGCCGACCGGCTGCGCGACCTGGGCGCGGTGCTGGCCGGCGCGGCGCCCGGCCGCACCCGCGCCGACCAGGTCTCGGTCTTCTGCTCCACCGGCCTGGCCGGCACGGAGGTGTTCCTGCTCGACCGCCTCGTCCGGGTCGCCGCCCGGCTCTGACCGGCGCGGGCGGCGCCCACGCCGGGCGGCGCCAACGGCGCGACGACGGCGGCCACCGCCGTTGCGGGCGGGCCCCGCCGCGCCCGGTACCCTCGGATGGTGTCTGCCACCTTCCCTCGCGACAACTCCAGCGCGGCGCGTCCGACGCCGCGCCGCGACCAGGAGCTGTCGTCCCCCGCCGCCGGCCGCCGCGTCGCCCTGCTGACCCTGGGCTGCGCCCGTAACGAGGTCGACTCGGAGGAGCTGGCCGCCCGGCTGCACGCCGACGGCTGGCAGGTGACCACCGACGGCGAGGGCGCCGACGTGGTCGTCGTCAACACCTGCGGCTTCGTGGAGAAGGCGAAGCAGGACTCGATCCAGACGCTGCTCGCCGCCGCCGACACGGGCGCCAAGGTGGTCGCGGCCGGCTGCATGGCGGAGCGGTACGGCCGGGAGCTGGCCGACAGCCTGCCCGAGGCGCAGGCCGTGCTGAGCTTCGACGACTACCCGGACATCTCGGCCCGGCTGGGCGCGGTCGTCGCCGGCGAGGAGTTCGCCGCGCACACCCCGCGCGACCGGCGGGAGCTGCTGCCGCTGACCCCGGTCGCCCGGCGGGACAGCGCCGTGT is part of the Micromonospora olivasterospora genome and encodes:
- a CDS encoding ornithine cyclodeaminase family protein, which encodes MTVLISDRDVAAALDAATTVQAMRDALLAAHAGRLVAPPRASAALSGGRMVLTAGHLTGEWYGYRSYDTFGHPESEQLVVLHDGRTGAVRAVAVGEELGSRRTGGLGGVAVAALARPDAATLGVVGSGGQAWTQVWAAAAVRPLREVTVHSRSAARREAFAARVRAELGVPARAVETARAAVAGRDIVVLATTSPTPVLAAADLAPGAHVNTVGFKQVDRHEFGPDLLDAADVLVTDSPAQAAAYDPPMLAALPPYADRLRDLGAVLAGAAPGRTRADQVSVFCSTGLAGTEVFLLDRLVRVAARL
- a CDS encoding FtsK/SpoIIIE family DNA translocase; amino-acid sequence: MAGRTSQASRRRGASPRGTTNNRARQPAKKATKAAPRRRTAAARPGPAFGVGRAVGAVWMGLAHGVGWAVRAAGRQAASARDLDPEHRRDGAGLLLLGLAILSAVGIWFSGAGPVGARLADTVRLFLGAISVVVPVLLSIGAWRLMRTPGDPEHRGRGLVGWGSMLVATAAMLHIGQDPVDAVQRDYAGGLIGAGVGNLLEAAVTAWVAVPLLILLLVFGLLVVTATPINKIPERLGLLAGAVVGSPAAEEAAPPEKPARRRPAKRAAPPLPDPDEFAEGYDGVDLQETVVLPRKSAAKVPATRKPVEPPEHSPAPTRAEQLALTGLSGDYTLPPANMLGSGAAPKTRSKANDEIIAALTGVFDQFGVDAEVTGFTRGPTVTRYEVELGPGVKVERITQLSRNIAYAVKSPDVRILSPIPGKSAVGVEIPNTDPENVALGDVLRSRAATSDHHPMLVALGKDIEGGYVVANLAKMPHILIAGATGAGKSSCLNTLLVSILTRATPDEVRLLLIDPKRVEMTSYEGIPHLVTPIVTNAKKAADSLEWVVREMDMRYDDLAANGVRHIDDFNRKVRNGEIKAPPGSEREMRPYPYLLVIVDELADLMMVAPRDVEDSVVRITQLARAAGIHLVLATQRPSVDVVTGLIKANVPSRLAFATSSLADSRVILDQPGAEKLLGRGDGLFLPMGASKPIRIQGAWVTEREIADVVKFCRDQREPEFRPDVLTPANDSKKKIDEDIGDDLDLLVQAVELVVTSQFGSTSMLQRKLRVGFAKAGRLMDLMETRGVVGPSEGSKARDVLVKPDELEEVLAGLRGGGD
- a CDS encoding DMT family transporter — translated: MAWIVLVVSGLLETAWAVALDRSAGFTRPLPSAVFAVTLVASMAGLAYALREIPVGTGYAVWVGIGAVGTAGVGMLALHEPANLPRIACLLLVVAGVVGLKIFH